In a single window of the Botrytis cinerea B05.10 chromosome 10, complete sequence genome:
- the Bchsp104 gene encoding Bchsp104 has protein sequence MSTSDMSFTTRATKSIEDAMSNAEQHGSSQLLPLHLALALLDPLPDLSKDQQQTMNASHGHASQSLFRQVVERAHGDPQALDRSLKRAVVRLPSQDPPPEQVAVSPAFNKVLRAAKELQKTQKDSFIAVDHLIIAVTQDTAVQTCLKEANMPNAKLLQDAVSQIRGTKRVDSKTADAEEDNENLKKFTIDMTAMAREGKIDPVIGREEEIRRVVRILSRRTKNNPVLIGEPGVGKTTVVEGLAQRIVNADVPDNLAACKLLSLDVGSIIAGSKYRGEFEERMKGVLKEIEESKEMIVLFVDEMHLLMGAGASGEGGMDAANMLKPMLARGQLHCIGATTLNEYRKYIEKDAAFERRFQQVLVKEPSIPDTISILRGLKEKYEVHHGVTIADAALVSSATLAARYLTQRRLPDSAVDLIDEAAAAVRVARESQPEIIDSLDRRHRQLEIEIHALSREKDEASKARLAQARQDASNVEEELRPLREKYESERKRGKDIQEAKVKLDQLKVKMDEATRLGDTSKAADLQYYAIPEQVAFIKTLEKEKKAADAALSSSSNLDSGGSLITDTVGPDQINEIVARWTGIPVQRLKATEKDKLLNMEKALGKVVVGQSEAVKAVSDAIRLQRAGLSNPNSPPSFLFCGPSGTGKTLLTKALADFLFDDEKSMIRLDMSEYQERHALSRMIGAPPGYVGHDAGGQLTEALRRKPFSILLFDEIEKAAKEILTVLLQLMDDGRITDGQGRVIDARNCIVVMTSNLGAEFLDRPNAANGKIDPTTRMMVEQALKDYFLPEFLNRINATIIFNRLTKREIRSIVDVRLGEIQKRLQNNGRNVRIDCSPAVRDYLGSAGYSPAYGARPLARLIEKEVLNRMAVLLLRGAIKDGELARVVMQDGRIEVLPNHQGSSEEVSSEDDMEIDEVDANEAFGRRGGNRGYRYEGDSDGDMDLYQ, from the coding sequence ATGTCTACATCTGACATGTCCTTTACCACTCGGGCGACGAAGTCCATAGAAGATGCCATGTCCAACGCAGAGCAACATGGATCTTCTCAActtctccccctccatctcGCCCTCGCCCTCCTCGATCCTTTACCCGATCTGTCGAAAGACCAACAGCAAACTATGAACGCATCGCATGGTCATGCTTCTCAATCACTATTCCGACAAGTAGTTGAGCGAGCTCATGGAGATCCACAAGCTCTCGATCGTTCACTCAAGCGCGCTGTTGTTCGTCTCCCCAGTCAAGATCCTCCACCAGAGCAAGTTGCCGTTTCGCCTGCTTTCAATAAAGTTTTGAGGGCGGCGAAGGAATTGCAGAAGACACAGAAGGATTCTTTCATTGCGGTGGATCATCTGATTATCGCAGTTACTCAAGATACGGCTGTTCAAACATGTTTGAAGGAAGCCAACATGCCGAATGCTAAGCTTCTGCAAGATGCAGTTTCGCAGATTCGGGGAACGAAAAGAGTCGATTCGAAGACGGCGGATGCAGAGGAGGATAATGAGAACTTGAAGAAATTTACTATCGATATGACGGCGATGGCTAGAGAGGGAAAGATCGATCCGGTTATtggcagagaagaagaaattcgcCGAGTCGTTAGAATTTTGTCGAGACGTACGAAGAATAACCCAGTACTGATCGGTGAACCTGGTGTAGGAAAGACGACAGTTGTGGAAGGATTGGCTCAGCGAATTGTCAACGCTGATGTACCGGATAATCTTGCTGCTTGCaaacttctttctctggaTGTCGGATCGATTATTGCCGGAAGTAAATACAGaggagaatttgaagagagaaTGAAGGGTGTCTtgaaggagattgaagaatccAAGGAGATGATCGTTCTTTTCGTCGATGAAATGCATCTTCTCATGGGTGCTGGCGCCAGTGGTGAAGGTGGAATGGATGCTGCTAACATGCTTAAACCTATGTTGGCACGTGGACAGCTTCACTGTATCGGTGCTACCACTCTTAATGAATACCGAAAGTACATCGAAAAAGATGCAGCATTCGAACGTCGTTTCCAACAAGTATTGGTTAAGGAACCATCTATTCCTGATACCATCTCTATTCTCCGTGGATTAAAGGAGAAGTACGAAGTTCATCACGGAGTTACCATTGCAGATGCTGCTCTTGTTTCTTCGGCTACTTTGGCTGCTAGATATCTTACACAAAGACGACTCCCAGATTCTGCTGTTGATCTTATTGAtgaagcagcagcagctgtTCGAGTTGCCCGAGAATCACAGCCTGAGATTATCGACTCCCTCGATCGAAGACACCGACAACTCGAGATTGAAATTCATGCTTTGTCTCGTGAAAAGGACGAAGCTTCGAAGGCTCGCTTAGCTCAGGCTAGGCAAGACGCTAGTAACGTCGAGGAAGAACTTAGACCTCTACGTGAGAAGTATGAAagcgagagaaagagaggcaAGGATATCCAAGAAGCTAAAGTTAAGCTTGATCAATTGAAGGTCAAGATGGATGAAGCTACTCGTTTGGGTGATACCAGCAAGGCCGCTGATCTCCAATACTACGCTATTCCAGAACAAGTAGCATTCATCAAGActttggagaaagagaaaaaggcTGCTGATGCGGCTCTTAGCTCTTCCTCTAACCTCGATTCCGGTGGATCTCTCATCACTGACACCGTTGGCCCAGACCAAATTAACGAGATTGTTGCTCGATGGACTGGTATCCCTGTTCAAAGACTTAAGGCTACGGAGAAGGATAAGTTGTTGAACATGGAGAAAGCATTAGGCAAGGTAGTTGTCGGTCAATCGGAAGCTGTGAAAGCAGTTTCAGATGCCATTCGACTTCAAAGAGCAGGActctcaaacccaaactcGCCACCAAGTTTCCTGTTCTGCGGTCCATCTGGTACTGGTAAGACACTTCTTACCAAAGCTCTTGCCGATTTCCTCTTCGACGATGAAAAGTCTATGATCAGACTCGATATGTCCGAATATCAAGAACGTCATGCACTTAGTCGTATGATTGGTGCACCACCTGGATACGTTGGACATGATGCCGGAGGACAACTTACCGAAGCCCTTCGTCGCAAACCCTTCTCTATCCTTCTCTTTGACGAAATCGAAAAAGCAGCAAAGGAGATTCTTACagttcttcttcaactcatGGATGACGGCCGTATTACCGATGGCCAAGGACGTGTTATTGATGCTAGAAACTGTATAGTCGTCATGACGTCCAATTTGGGTGCCGAATTCCTTGATCGTCCTAATGCTGCTAACGGAAAAATTGATCCTACTACTCGTATGATGGTTGAACAAGCTCTCAAGGATTACTTCTTACCGGAATTCTTGAATCGTATCAATGCTACAATTATTTTCAATCGTCTTACTAAGAGAGAAATCCGTTCGATTGTCGACGTTCGACTTggagaaattcaaaagagaCTGCAAAATAATGGTAGAAATGTTCGAATCGATTGTTCTCCTGCGGTGAGAGATTATCTTGGCTCAGCAGGTTATAGTCCGGCATATGGTGCTAGACCTCTGGCaagattgattgagaaagaggtGTTGAACAGAATGGCGGTGTTATTATTGAGGGGAGCGATTAAGGACGGAGAGCTTGCAAGAGTTGTAATGCAAGATGGTAGAATTGAGGTTTTACCTAATCATCAAGGTAGCAGCGAGGAAGTGAGTAGTGAAGATGATATGGAAATAGATGAAGTGGATGCGAATGAGGCATTTGGTAGGAGGGGAGGAAATAGAGGCTATAGATATGAAGGGGATAGTGATGGAGACATGGATTTGTATCAATAA